One Prunus dulcis chromosome 8, ALMONDv2, whole genome shotgun sequence DNA window includes the following coding sequences:
- the LOC117636544 gene encoding SCY1-like protein 2 isoform X2: MSINMKTLTQALAKTAAVIEKTVQTTVQEVAGPKPLQDYELFDQIGSAGPGLVWKLYSAKAARESNRAHQYPTVCVWVLDKKALSEARVRAGLSKAAEDAFLEIIRADASRLVRLRHPGVVHVVQALDENKNAMAMVTEPLFASVANTLGNVENVAKVPKELKGMEMSLLEVKHGLLQIAESLDFLHNNAHLIHRAISPENVFITSSGAWKLGGFGFAISTDQASGNMANVQAFHYAEYDGEDSVLPLQPSLNYTAPELARSKESSTGCSSDIFSFGCLAYHLISHKPLLDCHNNVKMYMNTLSYLSSEAFSSIPPELVPDLQRMLSTNEAFRPTSMDFTGSPFFRDDTRLRALRFLDHMLERDNMQKSEFLKALYDMWKDFDSRVLRYKVLPPLCAELRNLVMQPMILPMVLTIAESQDKNDFELSTLPALVPVLSTAVGDTLLLLLKHAELIINKTMQEHLISHVLPMIVRAFGDTDARIQEEVLKKSSFLAKKLDAQVRVNALLCLGDLVPTLDKRAILDILQTIQRCTAVDRSAPTLMCTLGVSNSILKKHGAEFVAEHVLPLLTPLLTAPQLNVQQFAKYMLFVKDILRKIEEKRGVTVTDSGIPEGKPSASANGLQSQVPGKISGTVATAANGSPGWDEDWGPIRKQPSNSLQNSTNSITSTYPIQGIEPIQVTSSRTAVSSQQTPVSCPPVDIEWPPRASSGVTPLGDGEKQSNAGASSSSSFDDIDPFANWPPRPSGSVSGTGPSNNGAIESPRNKYGPNSLSSTSNSMNLYSNDNDSWAFGTQSSVEQIGLNQGNATLNTGSLGSSGFNPQSSIGFLKQTQSISASSAYTDKKSADLGSIFASGNNAQRAPRLAPPPSTAVGRGRGRGKGASSVSRSSHAKSASEQPPLLDLL; this comes from the exons ATGTCTATCAACATGAAAACCCTAACCCAAGCCCTGGCCAAGACCGCTGCGGTCATCGAGAAGACCGTACAGACCACGGTCCAGGAAGTCGCCGGACCCAAACCTCTCCAGGACTACGAGCTTTTCGATCAGATCGGGTCGGCCGGACCGGGTCTGGTCTGGAAGCTGTACTCGGCCAAGGCTGCTCGTGAGTCCAACCGGGCGCACCAGTACCCCACGGTCTGCGTGTGGGTTTTGGATAAGAAGGCTTTGTCGGAGGCCCGCGTGCGTGCCGGGTTATCCAAGGCGGCGGAAGATGCGTTTTTGGAGATCATTCGGGCCGATGCATCGAGGCTGGTGAGGCTGAGGCACCCCGGGGTTGTGCACGTGGTTCAGGCGTTGGATGAGAACAAGAATGCCATGGCAATGGTCACGGAGCCGTTGTTTGCCTCGGTGGCCAATACGCTTGGGAATGTGGAGAATGTGGCTAAGGTGCCTAAGGAGCTTAAAGGAATG GAAATGAGTTTGTTGGAGGTGAAGCATGGTTTGCTCCAGATAGCAGAATCCTTGGACTTTCTCCATAACAATGCGCATCTTATTCATCGGGCTATATCACCCGAG AATGTCTTTATTACATCAAGTGGAGCTTGGAAGCTTGGTGGATTTGGTTTTGCAATCTCAACAGATCAGGCCTCAGGCAATATGGCTAATGTTCAGGCATTCCATTATGCT GAGTATGATGGTGAGGACTCTGTACTTCCCCTTCAGCCATCATTGAATTACACTGCTCCTGAACTTGCTAGGAGCAAAGAATCTTCAACTGGATGTTCTTCTGATATTTTCAGCTTTGGATGTCTTGCCTACCACTTGATTTCACACAAGCCTTTGCTTGACTGCCACAACAATGTCAAGAtg TATATGAATACCTTAAGTTACTTATCTAGTGAAGCCTTTTCCTCTATTCCTCCGGAGTTAGTTCCTGACTTACAAAGGATGCTCTCTACAAATGAGGCTTTCAGGCCAACATCAATGGATTTTACAG GTTCTCCATTTTTCCGGGATGACACTAGGTTGCGTGCTCTTCGCTTTCTCGACCACATGCTT GAAAGAGATAACATGCAGAAGTCTGAATTCCTGAAGGCATTATATGATATGTGGAAAGATTTTGACTCTCGTGTATTGCGCTATAAG GTACTGCCGCCGCTTTGTGCAGAACTCAGGAATTTGGTTATGCAGCCAATGATTCTGCCCATGGTTCTCACTATTGCAGAGTCTCAG GATAAGAATGACTTTGAGCTATCAACGTTGCCAGCTCTTGTTCCTGTGCTGAGTACCGCTGTGGGTGACACATTATTGCTGCTTTTGAAGCATGCAGAACTCATAATCAACAAG ACTATGCAAGAGCACTTGATATCACATGTCCTGCCCATGATCGTTCGAGCATTTGGTGATACTGATGCTCGCATACAGGAGGAGGTTTTGAAAAAGTCTTCTTTCCTTGCTAAGAAACTTGATGCTCAG GTGAGAGTCAATGCTTTGCTTTGTCTAGGAGATTTGGTTCCTACACTTGATAAGCGTGCTATTTTGGATATTTTGCAAACAATTCAGCGTTGTACAGCAGTTGATCGTTCTGCTCCTACCCTTATGTGTACCCTTGGGGTGTCAAACTCAATTCTTAAGAAG CATGGGGCGGAATTTGTTGCAGAGCATGTCCTCCCACTACTCACACCTCTTCTTACTGCCCCGCAATTAAATGTTCAGCAGTTTGCCAAATATATGCTCTTTGTCAAAGATATTCTGAG GAAGATAGAGGAAAAACGGGGAGTTACTGTGACGGATTCTGGAATCCCAGAGGGAAAACCATCTGCATCTGCCAATGGGCTCCAGTCCCAAGTCCCAGGCAAAATAAGCGGAACTGTCGCCACCGCTGCAAACGGCAGTCCAGGATGGGATGAAGATTGGGGCCCCATTAGAAAGCAGCCTTCCAATTCCCTCCAAAATTCTACAAATAGCATTACCTCAACTTATCCCATTCAGGGTATTGAACCAATTCAAGTAACTTCTTCGCGAACTGCAGTTTCTAGTCAGCAAACACCCGTGTCATGCCCCCCAGTTGATATAGAGTGGCCTCCTCGGGCGTCCTCGGGAGTTACTCCTCTTGGTGATGGTGAGAAGCAATCAAATGCTGGAGCATCATCCAGTTCCAGTTTTGATGACATAGATCCTTTCGCCAACTGGCCCCCACGCCCTAGTGGCTCAGTAAGTGGAACTGGCCCTTCCAACAATGGTGCAATAGAATCGCCCAGGAACAAATATGGTCCCAATTCATTATCAAGTACATCAAACAGTATGAACCTCTACAGCAACGACAATGACAGTTGGGCCTTTGGCACCCAAAGTTCTGTTGAGCAAATAGGACTGAATCAAGGCAACGCAACTTTGAATACTGGTAGTTTGGGTAGCTCAGGTTTTAACCCCCAGAGTTCTATTGGGTTTTTGAAACAGACTCAGTCCATTTCAGCTTCAAGTGCTTACACAGATAAAAAGTCAGCTGATTTGGGATCCATATTTGCTTCTGGCAACAATGCGCAGAGAGCACCTAGACTTGCTCCTCCCCCTTCAACTGCTGTAGGTCGAGGAAGAGGTAGAGGGAAGGGTGCTAGTTCAGTGTCTCGGTCCAGCCATGCCAAATCAGCATCTGAACAGCCACCCCTTTTAGATCTGCTATAA
- the LOC117637746 gene encoding autophagy-related protein 8C-like isoform X2 — MNIYKHRIILDAGELREKHPNCIPVTLEKDPRSDIPDTDMKKFLVYGDMPLRDFVSFIRMRIRVSRKKRIFVYCRNTEPPFDALMSTIDEENKDEDGFLHITFSGEGRVSGSNEEQ, encoded by the exons ATGAATATATACAAACACCGCATTATTTTAGACGCTGGGGAATTGAGGGAGAAACATCCAAATTGTATACCA GTGACTCTGGAAAAGGATCCAAGGAGTGACATTCCTGACACAGACATGAAGAA ATTCCTAGTGTATGGTGATATGCCTCTTCgagattttgtttcttttattcgGATGCGTATCAGAGTCAGCAGGAAAAAACGTATATTTGTCTATTGCAGGAACACTGAACCTCCATTTG ATGCCTTGATGTCTACAATCGATGAGGAAAATAAGGATGAAGATGGATTTCTTCACATCACCTTCAGTGGTGAAGGGAGAGTCTCTGGATCCAATGAAGAGCAATAA
- the LOC117636461 gene encoding probably inactive leucine-rich repeat receptor-like protein kinase At2g25790, translating to MPIAFYLTPSFSKPILPNLELLSQKPKHMNMKKLSFLLLAILTLRCLKPISSACHVDDEAGLLAFKSGITADPSNKLSSWKPGTDCCTWAGINCLNNRVTSLSLGGQPDQPNTFLSGKISPSLAKLKFLDGIYLQNLNFSGPFPDLLFGLPNLQYVYIEHNRLSGRIPDKIGNLTQLGALSFYYNQFTGTIPSSISKLTRLTQLNLGGNLLTGSIPYGIQNLKSLTLFNLEQNGLSGPIPDFFSSFSELRILRLSRNKFSGKIPASISALAPKLAYLELGHNALTGQIPDFLGNFKALDTLDLSYNGLSGIVPQRFVNLTKIFNLDLSHNYLTDPFPQLKVKGIESLDLSYNSFHLNQIPKWVTSSPIIYSLKLAKCGIKLKLEDWKPAETYFYDFIDLSENEITGSPIGLLNKTDFLVGFSASGNKLKFNLESLRIVKTLKQLDLSRNLVFGKVPSGVSGLDRLNVSHNHLCGPLPATKFAASAFLGNDCLCGAPLAPCK from the coding sequence ATGCCCATTGCCTTTTACTTGACTCCCAGTTTCTCCAAACCCATTTTGCCAAATTTGGAACTTCTTTCTCAGAAACCCAAACACATGAACATGAAGAAGCTCTCCTTCCTCTTGCTTGCTATCCTCACCCTCCGGTGCCTCAAGCCCATCTCATCAGCCTGCCACGTGGACGACGAAGCGGGTCTACTTGCCTTCAAATCGGGCATCACAGCTGACCCATCCAACAAGCTCAGCTCATGGAAACCGGGTACGGACTGCTGCACATGGGCGGGCATAAACTGCTTAAACAATCGGGTCACAAGCCTCTCTCTCGGGGGTCAACCCGACCAACCCAACACCTTCTTATCGGGTAAAATCTCACCCTCCCTCGCAAAACTCAAGTTCTTAGACGGCATCTATCTCCAAAACCTCAACTTCTCGGGTCCATTCCCGGATCTCCTATTCGGGCTACCCAACCTCCAATACGTCTACATCGAACACAACAGGCTCTCGGGTCGAATACCCGATAAGATCGGCAACTTGACCCAGCTCGGTGCACTCAGTTTTTATTACAACCAGTTCACCGGTACAATCCCGAGCTCAATCTCCAAGTTGACTCGGTTGACGCAGCTCAACCTGGGCGGCAACCTCTTAACCGGGTCAATACCATACGGCATTCAAAACCTCAAGAGCCTCACCCTGTTCAATCTCGAGCAAAACGGTTTGTCTGGTCCCATACCCGATTTCTTCAGCTCATTTTCGGAGCTCCGAATTCTCAGACTTTCCCGGAACAAATTTTCCGGGAAAATCCCAGCTTCAATTTCAGCTTTGGCGCCAAAACTGGCTTACCTTGAGCTCGGTCACAATGCCCTGACGGGTCAAATCCCAGATTTCCTTGGAAATTTCAAGGCCCTTGACACCCTTGATCTATCATACAATGGCTTATCGGGAATTGTGCCCCAGAGATTTGTGAATTTGACCAAGATTTTTAACCTTGATCTTTCTCATAATTATCTCACCGACCCATTTCCACAATTGAAGGTGAAGGGCATCGAGTCCCTCGATTTGTCTTACAACAGCTTCCATTTGAATCAAATTCCCAAATGGGTTACTTCATCGCCAATCATTTACTCTCTGAAGCTTGCGAAGTGTGGGATTAAGTTGAAATTGGAGGACTGGAAGCCTGCAGAGACGTATTTCTATGATTTCATAGATTTATCCGAGAACGAAATTACGGGCAGTCCGATTGGGTTGCTTAACAAGACTGATTTCTTGGTGGGTTTTTCGGCTTCTGGAAATAAGTTGAAGTTCAATCTGGAGAGCTTGAGGATTGTGAAGACGTTGAAGCAATTGGACTTGTCCAGGAATTTGGTTTTTGGGAAAGTGCCCAGTGGAGTTTCAGGCCTTGACAGATTAAATGTGAGCCACAACCATCTGTGTGGACCACTTCCAGCCACCAAGTTTGCTGCTTCAGCGTTTTTGGGGAACGATTGTCTTTGTGGTGCTCCACTGGCACCATGTAAGTAA
- the LOC117637746 gene encoding autophagy-related protein 8C-like isoform X1, whose translation MDHGRSWQNIHFEEKNRMNIYKHRIILDAGELREKHPNCIPVTLEKDPRSDIPDTDMKKFLVYGDMPLRDFVSFIRMRIRVSRKKRIFVYCRNTEPPFDALMSTIDEENKDEDGFLHITFSGEGRVSGSNEEQ comes from the exons ATGGACCATGGAAGATCCTGGCAAAACATACACTTTGAAGAGAA GAATCGGATGAATATATACAAACACCGCATTATTTTAGACGCTGGGGAATTGAGGGAGAAACATCCAAATTGTATACCA GTGACTCTGGAAAAGGATCCAAGGAGTGACATTCCTGACACAGACATGAAGAA ATTCCTAGTGTATGGTGATATGCCTCTTCgagattttgtttcttttattcgGATGCGTATCAGAGTCAGCAGGAAAAAACGTATATTTGTCTATTGCAGGAACACTGAACCTCCATTTG ATGCCTTGATGTCTACAATCGATGAGGAAAATAAGGATGAAGATGGATTTCTTCACATCACCTTCAGTGGTGAAGGGAGAGTCTCTGGATCCAATGAAGAGCAATAA
- the LOC117636544 gene encoding SCY1-like protein 2 isoform X1 — translation MSINMKTLTQALAKTAAVIEKTVQTTVQEVAGPKPLQDYELFDQIGSAGPGLVWKLYSAKAARESNRAHQYPTVCVWVLDKKALSEARVRAGLSKAAEDAFLEIIRADASRLVRLRHPGVVHVVQALDENKNAMAMVTEPLFASVANTLGNVENVAKVPKELKGMEMSLLEVKHGLLQIAESLDFLHNNAHLIHRAISPENVFITSSGAWKLGGFGFAISTDQASGNMANVQAFHYAEYDGEDSVLPLQPSLNYTAPELARSKESSTGCSSDIFSFGCLAYHLISHKPLLDCHNNVKMYMNTLSYLSSEAFSSIPPELVPDLQRMLSTNEAFRPTSMDFTGSPFFRDDTRLRALRFLDHMLERDNMQKSEFLKALYDMWKDFDSRVLRYKVLPPLCAELRNLVMQPMILPMVLTIAESQDKNDFELSTLPALVPVLSTAVGDTLLLLLKHAELIINKTMQEHLISHVLPMIVRAFGDTDARIQEEVLKKSSFLAKKLDAQLVKQAILPRIHGLALKTTVAAVRVNALLCLGDLVPTLDKRAILDILQTIQRCTAVDRSAPTLMCTLGVSNSILKKHGAEFVAEHVLPLLTPLLTAPQLNVQQFAKYMLFVKDILRKIEEKRGVTVTDSGIPEGKPSASANGLQSQVPGKISGTVATAANGSPGWDEDWGPIRKQPSNSLQNSTNSITSTYPIQGIEPIQVTSSRTAVSSQQTPVSCPPVDIEWPPRASSGVTPLGDGEKQSNAGASSSSSFDDIDPFANWPPRPSGSVSGTGPSNNGAIESPRNKYGPNSLSSTSNSMNLYSNDNDSWAFGTQSSVEQIGLNQGNATLNTGSLGSSGFNPQSSIGFLKQTQSISASSAYTDKKSADLGSIFASGNNAQRAPRLAPPPSTAVGRGRGRGKGASSVSRSSHAKSASEQPPLLDLL, via the exons ATGTCTATCAACATGAAAACCCTAACCCAAGCCCTGGCCAAGACCGCTGCGGTCATCGAGAAGACCGTACAGACCACGGTCCAGGAAGTCGCCGGACCCAAACCTCTCCAGGACTACGAGCTTTTCGATCAGATCGGGTCGGCCGGACCGGGTCTGGTCTGGAAGCTGTACTCGGCCAAGGCTGCTCGTGAGTCCAACCGGGCGCACCAGTACCCCACGGTCTGCGTGTGGGTTTTGGATAAGAAGGCTTTGTCGGAGGCCCGCGTGCGTGCCGGGTTATCCAAGGCGGCGGAAGATGCGTTTTTGGAGATCATTCGGGCCGATGCATCGAGGCTGGTGAGGCTGAGGCACCCCGGGGTTGTGCACGTGGTTCAGGCGTTGGATGAGAACAAGAATGCCATGGCAATGGTCACGGAGCCGTTGTTTGCCTCGGTGGCCAATACGCTTGGGAATGTGGAGAATGTGGCTAAGGTGCCTAAGGAGCTTAAAGGAATG GAAATGAGTTTGTTGGAGGTGAAGCATGGTTTGCTCCAGATAGCAGAATCCTTGGACTTTCTCCATAACAATGCGCATCTTATTCATCGGGCTATATCACCCGAG AATGTCTTTATTACATCAAGTGGAGCTTGGAAGCTTGGTGGATTTGGTTTTGCAATCTCAACAGATCAGGCCTCAGGCAATATGGCTAATGTTCAGGCATTCCATTATGCT GAGTATGATGGTGAGGACTCTGTACTTCCCCTTCAGCCATCATTGAATTACACTGCTCCTGAACTTGCTAGGAGCAAAGAATCTTCAACTGGATGTTCTTCTGATATTTTCAGCTTTGGATGTCTTGCCTACCACTTGATTTCACACAAGCCTTTGCTTGACTGCCACAACAATGTCAAGAtg TATATGAATACCTTAAGTTACTTATCTAGTGAAGCCTTTTCCTCTATTCCTCCGGAGTTAGTTCCTGACTTACAAAGGATGCTCTCTACAAATGAGGCTTTCAGGCCAACATCAATGGATTTTACAG GTTCTCCATTTTTCCGGGATGACACTAGGTTGCGTGCTCTTCGCTTTCTCGACCACATGCTT GAAAGAGATAACATGCAGAAGTCTGAATTCCTGAAGGCATTATATGATATGTGGAAAGATTTTGACTCTCGTGTATTGCGCTATAAG GTACTGCCGCCGCTTTGTGCAGAACTCAGGAATTTGGTTATGCAGCCAATGATTCTGCCCATGGTTCTCACTATTGCAGAGTCTCAG GATAAGAATGACTTTGAGCTATCAACGTTGCCAGCTCTTGTTCCTGTGCTGAGTACCGCTGTGGGTGACACATTATTGCTGCTTTTGAAGCATGCAGAACTCATAATCAACAAG ACTATGCAAGAGCACTTGATATCACATGTCCTGCCCATGATCGTTCGAGCATTTGGTGATACTGATGCTCGCATACAGGAGGAGGTTTTGAAAAAGTCTTCTTTCCTTGCTAAGAAACTTGATGCTCAG CTAGTGAAACAAGCTATTCTGCCTCGTATTCATGGCTTAGCTCTCAAAACAACTGTTGCAGCG GTGAGAGTCAATGCTTTGCTTTGTCTAGGAGATTTGGTTCCTACACTTGATAAGCGTGCTATTTTGGATATTTTGCAAACAATTCAGCGTTGTACAGCAGTTGATCGTTCTGCTCCTACCCTTATGTGTACCCTTGGGGTGTCAAACTCAATTCTTAAGAAG CATGGGGCGGAATTTGTTGCAGAGCATGTCCTCCCACTACTCACACCTCTTCTTACTGCCCCGCAATTAAATGTTCAGCAGTTTGCCAAATATATGCTCTTTGTCAAAGATATTCTGAG GAAGATAGAGGAAAAACGGGGAGTTACTGTGACGGATTCTGGAATCCCAGAGGGAAAACCATCTGCATCTGCCAATGGGCTCCAGTCCCAAGTCCCAGGCAAAATAAGCGGAACTGTCGCCACCGCTGCAAACGGCAGTCCAGGATGGGATGAAGATTGGGGCCCCATTAGAAAGCAGCCTTCCAATTCCCTCCAAAATTCTACAAATAGCATTACCTCAACTTATCCCATTCAGGGTATTGAACCAATTCAAGTAACTTCTTCGCGAACTGCAGTTTCTAGTCAGCAAACACCCGTGTCATGCCCCCCAGTTGATATAGAGTGGCCTCCTCGGGCGTCCTCGGGAGTTACTCCTCTTGGTGATGGTGAGAAGCAATCAAATGCTGGAGCATCATCCAGTTCCAGTTTTGATGACATAGATCCTTTCGCCAACTGGCCCCCACGCCCTAGTGGCTCAGTAAGTGGAACTGGCCCTTCCAACAATGGTGCAATAGAATCGCCCAGGAACAAATATGGTCCCAATTCATTATCAAGTACATCAAACAGTATGAACCTCTACAGCAACGACAATGACAGTTGGGCCTTTGGCACCCAAAGTTCTGTTGAGCAAATAGGACTGAATCAAGGCAACGCAACTTTGAATACTGGTAGTTTGGGTAGCTCAGGTTTTAACCCCCAGAGTTCTATTGGGTTTTTGAAACAGACTCAGTCCATTTCAGCTTCAAGTGCTTACACAGATAAAAAGTCAGCTGATTTGGGATCCATATTTGCTTCTGGCAACAATGCGCAGAGAGCACCTAGACTTGCTCCTCCCCCTTCAACTGCTGTAGGTCGAGGAAGAGGTAGAGGGAAGGGTGCTAGTTCAGTGTCTCGGTCCAGCCATGCCAAATCAGCATCTGAACAGCCACCCCTTTTAGATCTGCTATAA